Proteins found in one Lysinibacillus fusiformis genomic segment:
- a CDS encoding MerR family transcriptional regulator: MLSIGEFSKISHLTLKTLRYYDEIELLKPASIDSQNNYRYYHLSQLKTALLITRLKNYLFSLEEIKVILANLEDTDFLNAKMQTKQEKLTKHITDYCSLLKKLELDIQCLNKAEHIMGYLDKIEIKLMNHLTFHLLSQRKQMNTADFLLHFNELLSRALFANLAPIAKPLAIFHSAEYVPEKYDVEIAIPLAEATNETKVFNPGLCAMATLTGSYDELPSIHTKLHMWIKENHYNLNGAPFEVYQTNPYRTSEENNIVEVYFPIQ; this comes from the coding sequence ATGCTTTCAATTGGTGAATTCTCGAAAATATCACATCTTACGTTGAAGACACTTCGATACTATGATGAAATTGAGCTTTTAAAGCCAGCTTCCATAGACAGTCAAAATAACTATCGCTACTATCATCTTTCCCAATTAAAAACGGCTTTATTGATTACGCGATTAAAAAACTATTTATTTTCGCTTGAAGAAATCAAAGTTATTTTAGCAAATTTGGAAGATACGGACTTTTTAAACGCTAAAATGCAAACCAAGCAAGAAAAATTAACAAAACATATAACTGATTATTGTTCGCTATTAAAAAAATTAGAGCTTGATATTCAATGCTTAAATAAAGCGGAACATATCATGGGGTACTTAGATAAAATAGAGATTAAACTGATGAATCACTTGACCTTTCATCTATTATCTCAACGAAAACAAATGAATACCGCTGATTTTCTATTACACTTTAATGAATTATTGAGTAGAGCTTTGTTTGCAAATTTAGCACCTATTGCGAAACCACTTGCCATTTTTCATAGCGCAGAATATGTACCAGAAAAATATGATGTAGAAATAGCAATTCCCTTGGCAGAGGCCACAAATGAAACAAAAGTGTTTAACCCCGGTCTTTGCGCAATGGCGACGCTTACTGGTTCTTATGATGAATTACCGTCTATTCATACAAAGCTACATATGTGGATTAAAGAGAATCACTATAATCTGAATGGGGCGCCGTTTGAAGTTTATCAAACGAATCCATATCGTACATCGGAGGAGAATAATATTGTAGAAGTATATTTTCCTATCCAATAA
- a CDS encoding helix-turn-helix domain-containing protein, with protein sequence MYFSSKIKEERQKHNMSQQQLGEKLTISRQAISKWERGESYPSLDMLIKLSDLFDITLDALVKEDHSLKEQLIKDSQKLVYPRWKLFFDILLIIGFLIILAKIFIVIGNKLFDLNIVFLQDSLLFQIGPFFMTIIGAIGSESLAKKYK encoded by the coding sequence ATGTATTTTTCTTCAAAAATAAAAGAAGAACGTCAAAAGCATAATATGTCACAACAACAGCTTGGAGAAAAACTTACTATTAGTAGACAAGCTATTTCAAAATGGGAACGTGGAGAAAGTTACCCTAGTCTTGACATGTTAATTAAGTTAAGTGACCTATTTGATATTACGCTTGATGCATTAGTAAAGGAGGATCATTCTTTGAAAGAGCAACTCATAAAAGATAGCCAAAAATTAGTCTATCCACGCTGGAAATTGTTTTTTGATATTCTTCTAATCATTGGATTCTTAATCATACTAGCTAAGATATTCATTGTAATAGGTAATAAGTTATTTGATTTAAACATTGTGTTCTTACAGGATTCTCTGTTATTTCAGATTGGCCCGTTTTTTATGACGATCATTGGAGCAATTGGCAGCGAATCTCTAGCTAAAAAATACAAATAA
- a CDS encoding GNAT family N-acetyltransferase yields MKIIETERLYLRELKMDDQNELSKVLSDPESMQYYPHPFNQEEVKNWNKWNEKNYKQYNHGLWAVVLKEGDTFIGDCGITMQNIDGVRLPEIGFHIIKAYWNKGYATEAASACKEYAFNILGYSEIFSYTTLKNILSQKVAEKIGMENYKFFEKNGEQQIVQVAYK; encoded by the coding sequence TTGAAGATAATTGAGACGGAACGATTATACCTTAGAGAGTTAAAAATGGACGATCAGAACGAATTATCGAAAGTGCTTTCCGACCCAGAGTCTATGCAATATTACCCGCATCCTTTTAACCAAGAAGAGGTTAAAAATTGGAACAAATGGAATGAGAAAAATTATAAGCAATATAATCACGGACTATGGGCGGTTGTTTTAAAAGAAGGGGATACATTTATCGGTGATTGTGGCATAACAATGCAGAACATCGACGGTGTAAGGTTACCTGAAATCGGGTTTCACATTATTAAAGCGTATTGGAATAAGGGGTATGCCACAGAAGCGGCATCTGCCTGTAAGGAATATGCGTTTAATATTTTGGGCTATTCTGAAATATTTTCATATACGACCTTAAAAAATATTCTATCACAAAAAGTTGCGGAAAAAATCGGGATGGAAAATTATAAGTTTTTTGAGAAGAATGGTGAACAACAAATCGTTCAAGTTGCATACAAATAG
- a CDS encoding DUF1295 domain-containing protein produces the protein MYGINRPTIKEKILIVVAEMIYLVIAYYLLFITYDNSGIALGLFIALIITALRLTAMMFIWLTRGIAWQEAIMNSIAFGIYYLGFPILMITSNQDPNGVVLILGWVLFVGGSMLNTVSELLRKPFKDNPANQGKLYTGGLFKYAIHINYLGDCLWVLGLALISNNIYSLLIPLGLILVFIFGYIPKSDDYLQSKYGEQFTVYKLKTKKLIPFIW, from the coding sequence ATGTATGGCATTAACCGGCCAACGATAAAAGAAAAAATCTTGATTGTAGTTGCTGAAATGATCTATCTAGTCATTGCATATTATTTACTTTTCATTACTTATGACAACTCAGGCATTGCACTAGGGCTTTTTATTGCTTTGATTATTACAGCTTTACGATTAACGGCTATGATGTTTATATGGTTGACTAGAGGAATAGCATGGCAAGAAGCTATCATGAACAGTATTGCTTTTGGGATCTATTATTTAGGCTTCCCAATCTTAATGATTACTAGTAATCAAGATCCAAATGGAGTAGTACTTATTTTAGGTTGGGTATTATTTGTAGGAGGAAGTATGCTAAACACCGTTTCAGAGTTGTTAAGAAAGCCTTTTAAAGACAATCCTGCTAATCAAGGAAAGCTATATACGGGAGGATTATTTAAATATGCAATTCATATTAATTATCTAGGGGATTGCCTCTGGGTATTAGGTTTAGCGCTCATCTCTAACAATATTTATAGTTTACTTATACCACTTGGTCTCATTTTAGTATTTATATTTGGATATATTCCCAAATCCGACGATTATCTACAGAGCAAGTATGGAGAACAATTTACAGTATATAAACTGAAAACAAAAAAGTTAATTCCGTTTATCTGGTAA
- a CDS encoding YjcZ family sporulation protein, whose translation MGYCGNVGGIENGGYYGGGSNNGSTFALIVVLFILLIIVGATFLKREEDC comes from the coding sequence ATGGGATACTGTGGAAATGTAGGTGGCATAGAAAATGGTGGCTATTATGGCGGCGGATCTAATAATGGCTCAACATTTGCCCTAATTGTTGTTCTATTTATTCTTTTGATTATTGTCGGCGCAACTTTCTTAAAAAGAGAAGAAGACTGTTAA
- a CDS encoding RNA polymerase sigma factor encodes MEQIVEQYGEYLYHLNYLYMKDFQLAEEVTQDVLMKYLLHKDDFRKDASLKTYLTRIAINCCHDELRKQKRKSFISKLLPLGKTEPSVEQTYIATEDYTALKQIVFALPLHYREVIVLFYYEEFDVSEIASLLNVSQNTVRTRIRRARELLKTNQELEALFYEGF; translated from the coding sequence TTGGAACAAATCGTAGAACAATACGGTGAATATTTATATCATCTTAACTACTTATATATGAAGGATTTTCAGCTTGCAGAGGAAGTTACACAGGACGTCCTAATGAAGTATTTATTACATAAAGACGATTTCAGAAAAGATGCTTCATTGAAAACGTATTTAACGCGTATCGCTATTAATTGCTGTCACGATGAACTACGAAAACAAAAGAGAAAATCATTTATTTCAAAACTTTTACCACTAGGCAAAACTGAACCATCAGTGGAGCAAACGTATATAGCAACTGAAGATTATACAGCTTTAAAGCAAATTGTCTTCGCATTACCACTTCATTATAGGGAAGTCATTGTCCTGTTTTATTATGAAGAATTTGATGTTTCTGAAATTGCTAGTTTATTAAATGTCTCACAAAACACCGTTCGTACAAGGATTCGTCGAGCGAGAGAATTGTTGAAAACAAATCAGGAACTGGAGGCACTATTTTATGAAGGATTTTAA
- a CDS encoding DUF421 domain-containing protein produces MNDIGYLQIASETIITFFVLLALTRLLGKKQLSHLTFFNYVTGITIGSMAANMVVLSTKDYTKDLLSLVIWCLLTIIISYISLKSGKIRVFLDGQPTIIIKHGEIDRKALKRTGVNIDDLTMLIRQNQIFSITEIDFAILEPDGRLSILKKQEYQGTQKSDLNIYPSPPTYLPIEIITDGKLLPKNLLEVGKSRDWLKNELSRANIKEIEEVFYAEIQSDGSLFIQKF; encoded by the coding sequence ATGAACGATATAGGCTACTTACAAATAGCTAGTGAAACAATTATAACTTTTTTTGTCCTTCTAGCTCTTACACGTCTTTTAGGAAAAAAACAATTAAGTCATTTAACTTTTTTTAACTATGTAACAGGAATAACAATAGGGTCCATGGCTGCAAATATGGTTGTTCTTAGTACAAAAGATTACACAAAGGATCTACTTAGCCTAGTAATTTGGTGTTTACTTACTATAATAATCAGTTATATAAGTCTTAAGTCGGGGAAAATTAGAGTATTCCTTGATGGTCAACCTACAATTATTATAAAACATGGCGAGATAGACAGAAAAGCATTAAAAAGAACAGGTGTGAATATCGATGACCTAACGATGTTGATTAGGCAAAATCAAATCTTTTCAATAACAGAAATTGATTTCGCCATTCTAGAACCAGATGGTAGACTTAGTATTCTCAAAAAGCAAGAATATCAAGGGACACAAAAAAGTGACTTAAACATATATCCTTCGCCACCGACTTATTTACCGATTGAAATAATTACGGATGGAAAATTATTACCTAAAAATTTGTTGGAAGTTGGGAAAAGTAGAGATTGGTTAAAAAATGAATTAAGCAGGGCCAATATAAAAGAGATAGAAGAAGTGTTTTATGCTGAGATTCAATCTGATGGAAGCTTATTTATACAAAAATTCTAA